A window from Gottschalkiaceae bacterium SANA encodes these proteins:
- a CDS encoding fumarate hydratase, which translates to MREINVAKVQEAVEAMCMEANLALTEDVQDAMKNALESETNSLAKEVLEDLIKNERVASELEVPICQDTGMAVVFVDLGQEVALKGGSLEEAIHEGVRRGYEKGYLRKSVVKSPITRVNTKDNTPAVIHYRVVEGNQIRLRFAPKGFGSENMGRLGMLKPSDGRQGVLEFIVDTVKMAGPNACPPLVIGVGVGGTMEKACLIAKEQLLRNIGEPAVEEEARGLEEDLMKRIEALDIGPQGFGGKTTALAVHAALFPTHIAGLPVCVNINCHVARHRERVI; encoded by the coding sequence ATGCGAGAAATAAACGTAGCCAAGGTACAAGAGGCCGTTGAAGCCATGTGCATGGAAGCAAATCTTGCCTTGACGGAAGATGTGCAGGATGCCATGAAAAATGCTCTTGAATCGGAAACCAATTCTTTAGCAAAAGAGGTGTTGGAAGACTTGATCAAGAATGAGCGGGTTGCATCGGAACTTGAGGTGCCAATTTGTCAGGATACGGGCATGGCAGTGGTCTTTGTCGATCTGGGACAGGAGGTCGCCCTGAAGGGAGGCAGTCTGGAAGAGGCCATTCACGAAGGGGTTCGGCGAGGATATGAAAAAGGATATCTGCGGAAATCGGTGGTAAAAAGCCCGATTACCCGGGTCAATACAAAAGACAATACCCCGGCGGTGATTCATTACCGTGTTGTTGAAGGCAATCAAATTCGTCTTCGTTTTGCTCCCAAAGGATTTGGAAGCGAAAATATGGGGAGACTTGGTATGCTGAAGCCATCAGACGGTCGTCAAGGTGTTCTTGAATTTATTGTAGATACGGTGAAGATGGCCGGGCCTAACGCCTGCCCGCCCTTGGTGATCGGAGTTGGAGTGGGTGGGACCATGGAAAAGGCCTGCCTGATTGCCAAGGAACAACTGCTTCGAAACATTGGTGAGCCGGCCGTGGAAGAAGAAGCGCGTGGGTTGGAAGAAGACTTGATGAAACGGATTGAAGCTCTTGATATCGGCCCCCAGGGTTTTGGGGGAAAAACGACGGCTTTGGCGGTACATGCGGCCTTGTTCCCTACCCATATTGCGGGATTGCCCGTTTGTGTAAACATCAATTGCCATGTTGCTCGCCATCGCGAGCGTGTGATTTAG
- a CDS encoding Fe-S-containing hydro-lyase gives MKRIQLPLTKDVIQTLEVGEKVYLNGPMFTGRDAAHRRLVETLERGEDLPIALDGITIFYVGPSPARPGQIIGSAGPTTSYRMDDYTPRLLEEGLLGMIGKGRRSPLVRQAIQAHGAVYFAALGGAGALAAQAIISAEVIAYPDLGPEAIHALEVKDFPVVVAVDATGASVYEREEVPCV, from the coding sequence ATGAAACGAATTCAATTGCCCTTGACCAAGGATGTTATTCAAACCCTTGAGGTTGGGGAGAAGGTATATTTGAACGGCCCCATGTTTACAGGGCGGGATGCTGCTCATCGACGCTTGGTGGAAACCCTTGAACGGGGAGAGGATCTGCCGATTGCTTTAGATGGGATTACTATTTTTTATGTGGGACCGAGTCCTGCACGTCCGGGACAGATTATTGGATCAGCTGGTCCTACCACCAGTTATCGCATGGACGACTACACACCGCGATTGCTGGAAGAGGGGTTGCTTGGCATGATTGGAAAAGGAAGGCGTTCGCCCCTAGTTCGTCAAGCTATTCAAGCGCATGGTGCTGTGTATTTTGCAGCCTTGGGAGGTGCGGGTGCCTTGGCGGCACAGGCGATTATTTCCGCGGAGGTTATTGCCTACCCGGATTTGGGCCCTGAAGCCATTCATGCCCTTGAGGTAAAGGATTTTCCTGTGGTTGTTGCAGTTGACGCAACAGGCGCTTCTGTTTACGAGCGAGAAGAGGTGCCTTGTGTCTGA